TGGCCAATCTGGAAGATATGCTGGACCTTTCGGAAGATATTGCTGATGCCCTAAAGAGAGTAGTGCTGAAATATGCCTGATTTTATTCTTTTATATATTGTCGTTTTTCTGGCGGTTGCCTTTGATTATATCAACGGCTTTCATGATACGGCCAATGCGATTGCCACTTCTGTGTCGACCAGGGCGATTAAGCCCCAGTATGCTATCTTGCTGGCTGCTTCGCTTAATTTTCTAGGGGCGCTCCTAAGTACCGGTGTTGCCAAAACGATTGGCGGCGATATCGTAAGGTCAGCGTCGCTGGTAAGCCAGGAAGTGATTATTTCCGCGTTGGTGGGAGCCATTGCCTGGAATCTGCTTACCTGGTGGTACGGCATTCCGAGCAGCTCGTCCCATGCCTTGATCGGCGGTGTTATGGGATCGGTTATCGTTGGTTCCGGCTGGGATGCTCTTAATACGGTCGGCATTGAAAAAATCATATTATCCCTCATTCTTTCGCCTATATTGGCCTTGGTTTCCGGCTATGTTATTATGATCATCCTGTTATGGGTCTTCGGGCGGTTTGCGCCGATGGCGTTAAATTCGGGCTTTAAGCGAATGCAGCTCCTGTCGGCTAGTTTAATGGCCTTTTCCCATGGTTCCAATGACGCACAAAAGGCCATGGGCATTATTACGTTGGCGCTCTTAAGTGCCGGCCAGATTCCCACGTTAGAGGTTCCAACCTGGGTTAAACTGGTTTGTGCTACGGCTATGGCACTAGGGACGGCAGCCGGTGGCTGGAAGATCATAAAAACTATGGGCACTAAAATTTTTAAGATGGAACCGATTAATGGTTTTGCTGCCGATCTGAACTCATCCTTGGTTATCTTTTCCGCTACTTTTTTGCATTTGCCAGTAAGCACCACCCATGTGGTGTCCGGTTCAATTATGGGTGTGGGTTCGGCCAAACGGGTCAAGGCTGTGCACTGGAGTGTGGCGCAGCAAATGGTATATGCCTGGTTTCTGACCATTCCGCTAAGCGGTATTACCAGTGCTATTGTTTATAAGCTGTTACATATTTTTTAAGTATGTTCTATAATAATATATAGTAGAAGATAAATGAAGCAGTACCGCCGCAGGCGGTGCTGCTTCACTAAATTATGGAGAGGATGGAGCCTGATGTCTAAAATAAAGAAAAATCTCAGTGATGCCGATATGCTGGTGGGATGGAAAGAAACGATTTCTTTTGAGTCGGACGTATATAAGGAGGACCCGGCCAAGGTGCAGACACCGACCAAGACGAAGGACAAGCCGGAGGCCAAAAGCTTTCTTTCCTCCTTTTTGACACCGGAGCTGGAGGAGAAGATCGGTAAGGCCCTGCTGGATTTAAAATTGGAATTATATAAAAAGGGGACGGTCGATTTTGCGTTAAAGGTTTCACATGATAATGAACGGGTCATTATTCAGGCTGTTCCAGTCAAAGAAAAAAAGCAAGCCGGTAAGTAGTCAAGTTGATATTTGTGTACAATATTGAATAATTATTACATACAGGGACACCCTAAGAGAAAAGTGCTGGATTTGTTCTGCCGTGATAATAACGAAAAGGAACGTGGGAAAATATTCACAAATGTTAAAATAGTTCAGACAACCACGCTAGTCGTTGAAATATTCAATAAATTGTGGAAAATGCAGCAAAAACGCCGCTAACCGCCCGTAAGGATATTTCTTCTTTACATGTATATGGTAAAGGTGTATATTAATAATGTGTATTACCTACCATAAAGTCGTGGCTTTTTTGCTGTGCAGCAGCAAGCGTTGCTCAATGCGATATGCGAGAATAAATATGCATACTAATGTATTATTATTCGTTATGCAAAATTGCACTATAGAGAGGGGATTGATTTATGGCTAGAAAAATGAAAACAATGGATGGAAACACCGCGGCTGCCTACGTTTCGTATGCCTTTACGGAAGTGGCGGCTATCTATCCCATCACACCTTCATCGCCGATGGCGGAGCATGTGGATGAATGGGTGGCGCAGGGCAAGAAAAATATTTTCGGACAACCTGTGCGCGTAGTGGAAATGCAGTCTGAAGCCGGTGCCGCCGGTGCGATGCACG
This genomic window from Propionispora vibrioides contains:
- a CDS encoding inorganic phosphate transporter, with the translated sequence MPDFILLYIVVFLAVAFDYINGFHDTANAIATSVSTRAIKPQYAILLAASLNFLGALLSTGVAKTIGGDIVRSASLVSQEVIISALVGAIAWNLLTWWYGIPSSSSHALIGGVMGSVIVGSGWDALNTVGIEKIILSLILSPILALVSGYVIMIILLWVFGRFAPMALNSGFKRMQLLSASLMAFSHGSNDAQKAMGIITLALLSAGQIPTLEVPTWVKLVCATAMALGTAAGGWKIIKTMGTKIFKMEPINGFAADLNSSLVIFSATFLHLPVSTTHVVSGSIMGVGSAKRVKAVHWSVAQQMVYAWFLTIPLSGITSAIVYKLLHIF